The following proteins are encoded in a genomic region of Candidatus Binatus sp.:
- a CDS encoding BsuBI/PstI family type II restriction endonuclease: MPPSKKAIRIAQAGAILKDFGLPAAQQNQISSLTLLALCGLRVNDPWSSASREARTVTKGIMDFISRNYRVSYAPNTRETVRRQVLHQFVLAGLANYNPFEPELPTNSPRAHYAVSEIALEAIRSYGAAGHEGWIARFLSTRTTLIELFERRRSKRLIPITFPDGISVRLSPGAHNKLQKAIVEQFAPQFVQSAKLLYLGDTAQKNLYHHAETLNALRIPVTEHDKLPDVIIFDEARNWIFLVEAVTSHGPMSNKRVLELEELFRACPAGLIYVSAFPDLASFRRHVREIAWDTEVWIADLPEHLIHYNGDRFLGPR, translated from the coding sequence ATGCCGCCATCGAAAAAGGCCATTAGGATTGCTCAGGCTGGAGCCATCCTTAAAGACTTCGGCCTTCCTGCGGCTCAGCAAAATCAGATTTCTTCTCTTACCCTTCTTGCGCTGTGCGGTTTAAGAGTAAACGACCCTTGGTCGAGCGCAAGCCGCGAGGCTCGCACAGTTACAAAGGGAATTATGGATTTCATTTCGCGGAATTACCGCGTCAGCTATGCTCCGAATACTCGTGAGACTGTGCGGCGTCAGGTTCTCCATCAATTCGTGCTTGCCGGGCTAGCGAACTACAATCCGTTCGAGCCCGAGCTTCCAACTAACAGCCCGCGTGCTCACTATGCCGTCTCTGAAATCGCTCTTGAAGCAATCAGGTCCTACGGAGCGGCAGGGCACGAGGGATGGATCGCAAGATTTCTTTCCACCCGAACGACTCTTATCGAATTATTCGAACGCCGACGCTCAAAGCGCTTGATTCCAATCACGTTTCCAGACGGGATATCAGTTCGACTCTCACCAGGTGCACATAACAAATTGCAGAAAGCGATTGTGGAGCAGTTCGCGCCGCAGTTCGTACAGTCCGCCAAGCTGCTCTATCTGGGTGATACAGCGCAAAAGAATCTCTATCACCATGCGGAGACCCTCAACGCCTTGCGCATTCCGGTGACCGAGCATGACAAACTGCCCGACGTGATTATTTTTGACGAAGCGCGAAATTGGATATTTCTGGTCGAAGCCGTGACCTCCCATGGACCAATGTCCAACAAACGAGTGCTTGAGCTAGAGGAACTATTCCGAGCATGCCCGGCAGGTCTAATCTACGTTTCTGCGTTTCCGGATTTGGCCAGCTTCCGCAGACACGTACGAG